CCGGTGATGATGATGAAGCCCTCACCCAGCTGCAGTCCGTAGCGCAGGTAGGCCAGCGCCTTGGAATGGCCCCGGCTCTGAAACAGGAAGCGCGGATCCGGACTCAGCCGGAAGGGCTTGGATTTCAGATTGTAGAAGCGCTCGTACATCAGAACTCCATCCGCACTCTGGCGGTGATGCGGTTTTCCTCGTACTCGTTGGCGGCGCGATCCGACTCCTGCTCGGTGCGCCGCAGTTCCAGCGAGCCCCGGGCCCGGGGCGTGAAGTCGTGTTCCACCGACCACTGGGCGAACCAGAGCCGGTCGTCCTGGGTGCCGCTGGCGCGCAGGGTGTTGACCAGACCGCCGCGCAGGATGAAATCGGTGGTGCCGTCATAGGCCCAGCGCCAGGCGGCGTCGCCGCCGTTGACCCGCTCGGTGGTGCGGCTGGTCAGGAACAGCCGACGTTCGTTGAAGATGCGGCCGGTGAAGGTGCTGCGGCCGGTGTCGTAGCTGGCGGTGCCGCTGGCGCGTTTACGTTCGATGATCTCGTCGGTCAACACCAGCACGTCGACGGGAAGGAAAAACGATCCTGGCTGCGGCTGGTCGAAACTCACCTCGCCGGTGAAGAGATCCAGGTAGCCCCGCTCCAGTTCCGCCTGCTGCACCGTGGTGGTGTCCTCGTTATAGGTGGCGCTCAGGGTCAGCGCCGGCCCGCGGTGGCGGATACGCGCATCCCAGGCCGCGCCCAGAAGGGTGCCGACGTCGCGGTCGTAATAGGTGATCTCCACATCGGTGCGGCGGGTGGGGTTGAGCCGCAGGGTGGCGGTCTTGTACTCCTCGCCGTACAGGGCCTCCATGGCGTAGTAACGGCTGGGACGCCACAGGGCACCGCCGGCGACATAGCTGCCGTTCTCCACCTGGCGGGAACTGGGATAATCGTTGTCCTCGTTGCCGGCGCGGGCCAGCAGCCGGAAGCTGTCGGTCAGCCGGTAGGCGACATCGGCACGGGTGGACTCGAAGCTGGCGTTGGGTGCACTGCTGCGGCTGATGCGGTTGCGGTTGTGGTTCAGGGACCAGGTCACCACGCGCCAGAACCGGCCGCTGGCCAGGTTGATATCGGCGCCGTCGGCGCTGGAGTCGGAGGCGCCGCCGCTCTCATAGCGGATCTCGTCGCGGGTATAGCGGGCCAGGACTTCCACCTGGCCGCCGAAATCGTGCACCAGATAGGGACTGATGCGCAGGGTGCCGACATCGTCCAGATCGCCGGCGCCGGTCACCGTGTCCAGCGACAGGCGTCCGGACTGGTTGGTGTTGCGCTGGGTGTAGGTGGCCAGGGTATCCAGATAGAACCAGTCCGGCTTGAGCTCGAACTGGCCGGCCCCGAACAGCTTGTGATTGATGTCGTTACTGGAACTGGTATCGGCGAACAACAGCCCCTGCAGCTCGTAATCGAATTCCACCCGGGAGCGGCCGCCCTGCTTGCTGAGGTTCACCCCGGGGCTGACCTCGGTCACCAGGTCGGCGTCGCCGTCCGGTTCCAGTTCGATGTTATCGGTGAAGGTCTCGCTCAGGGTCAGGCGCGGCGTCACCTGCCAGCCCTGCGCCAACTCCTCCTCCTCGGCCAGAACCGCCGGACTGAGCAGGAGCGAGACCAGGGCCGGAACCAGCACGTATCCCTGTGGACGTTTGTTCTTATTGGCCGTATCCATAACCATAACCGTAGTAGTCCCCTCCGAATGTGCGGTGGCTCTTGTTCAATACCAGGCCGACGATCTCGGAGTCATTCAGCATGCCCAGGGCCTCGGTGACGATGCGCTGCGGCGTCCTGGATTCCTCGACCACCACCAGGATCTGCCCCATCAGCCCGGCCAGCACCCGGGCCTCGCTGGTCAGCATCAGCGGCGGTGAATCGAAGATGATGACCCGGTCCGGATAGCGCAATGACAACTCGTCGGCCAACCGGCGCATGTTGCTGCTACCGAGCAGTTCGGTCGAATGGGTGTGACGCTTGCCCGCCGGCAGCAGGCTCAGGCTGGGCACATTGGTGCGCAGCAGGGCATCCTGCACCCGGCACTCACCGAGCAGCACGTCGGTCAGGCCCTGACGGGCCGACACCCCCAGGCGCGAGGTCACTTCCGGCTTGGCGATATCGGCATCCACCAGCAGCACCGTCTTGTCCATCTCCATGGCGATGCTCATGGCCAGGTTGATGGCGGTGAAGGTCTTGCCCTCGCCGGCCACCGAACTGGTGACCATCACCAGGTTGGGATGCTCGACCTGAGAGGCCGACTCCCCCATCACATGGGCCAGGACCGGGCGCTTGATGCGCCGGAATTCCTCGGCCATGTAGTTATCCTTGGGATCGGCGCTGGGATCGAGGATACCATGCGCATAGAGGGCATCGATCCGGATCTGGGCATCCGGGTCGCGGGTATCGTTGAAACCGGGCGCCTCCGCAGCCGGCTGTGCGTAATCCTGGTGCGGGGTCGATCGGCGCGACTCCCGGGGCGCAGGTTCTGGCGCGGCTGCGGTGTCTTCGATCAGCTCGGGGGTATCGACCTTCTCCGCACCGCCCAGCTTCTCCATCGCCTTTTCGATTATGCTCATGCGGCTCTCCCCGTCAGGCCCGCAACAGGTTCAGGTTCAGTATCTCGGCGGTGACCACCAGACCGTACAGGCACAGGAGGCCCACGGTGGCCATGGCCAGTCCGGCCAGGGCCAGCCGGCGTTTCTTCAGATAGTCGTCGGTGTAGATCATGCACACGCTGCCGAACACCGGATGGCCGGTGAGTTCCTTGAGCAGGCGGGCATCCTCGAAGGTCGGGCGGATCTGATACAGGAGAAAGCCGATCCCGCCCCCGACGCCGAAGGCCAGGCCCAGCACGATCGACATGAACATCACGCGCGGCGGGCCGGAGGGCTCGATCGGCACCCGCGGCGGATCCACCACCCGGAACTTGACGTCATCGGCCGAGATGTCGGCCTGCTTGGACAGCTTGGCCGCCTCGCGCCGCTCCAGCAGTTCCTCGTAGTTTGCCTTGTTGACGTTGTAATCCCGGTTCAGGCGAGCCAGTTCGGCCTCGACCTGGGGAATGGTGTTGATCATTTCCCGGAGTTTGGCCACGCGCTCCTCGTACTCGTTCACCCGTACCTGCAGTCCGGCGATCTGGGACTCGGTCTCGCCGATCATGATCTTGAGCTGCTGGTAGACGGGATTGGCCTGCTGACCGCTGTCGGCCGAAGGCGGCTTGATCTGCGCGCGCTCCCGTTCCAGCTTGCGGATCAGGCCCTGGATCTCGATGACATCCGGGTGCTTGTTGGTATAGCGCAGCAGCAGGTCGTCGAGTTGCTGCTCCAGCGACCGGATGCGCGCATCCAGCGCCGCCCGTTCCGGCGACTCGCCGGCGCCGTACAGGGTGAACTCACTGGTCTGTTCCTCGAAGTCCTGCAGCTGGCGCTGCTGGGCGGCCAGGCGGTTCTCCAGTTCGCGCAACTGCAGCTGGGCGTTCTGCTGTTCGGCCAGCGCCGACTCCAGGCGCTTGTAATAGTCCTCGCCCTCCCCCGGCATCATACCGACGTGCTCACGCTTGAACTCGGCCAGCCGGTCCTCGGCCTCGCGCAGGCGCGACTCGTACTCCGCGATCTGGCGGTCGAGAAAATCCTGCGCGGCATCGGTATCGGCCCGGCTCTGGCCCAGGGTATTCTCCACGAAGATGGTCAGCAGCGACTGCACCACCCGTTTGGCCAGGTTGCGGTCACTGTCGGTGTAGGAAATGGTGTAGAGGTTTTCGTTGCGTGTGCTCTCGATGCGGATCTTGCTGCGCAGGCCCGAGATGAGGTCCTCCATCTGCTTCGGATTCTCGGCGCGCAGATCCAGATCGGTCATGCGCGCCAGCTGCTCGAGGTTGGGATTGCTGAGCAGGGTGCGGGTGATCAGCCCCACCTGCTCGACAGCGCCGGAATCGACGGCCAGGCCGCGCAGCAGCGGCCGCAGCATGGACTGGGTGTCCACATGCACCCGCGCCGAGGCCTGGTAGACGTCCGGCATGCGCAGCACCGCCGCCCAGCCTATGATGCAGACCAGCCAGGTCACGGCCATCATCATCCAGCGGTAACGCCACATACCGCGCGCATAACGGATCAGCTGATCGAGCAGCTCCTGCATGATTGCGACCTTCTCTCTCGGCTCAGAACCAGGCTTCGGGGATG
This sequence is a window from Thiohalobacter thiocyanaticus. Protein-coding genes within it:
- a CDS encoding TIGR03016 family PEP-CTERM system-associated outer membrane protein; protein product: MDTANKNKRPQGYVLVPALVSLLLSPAVLAEEEELAQGWQVTPRLTLSETFTDNIELEPDGDADLVTEVSPGVNLSKQGGRSRVEFDYELQGLLFADTSSSNDINHKLFGAGQFELKPDWFYLDTLATYTQRNTNQSGRLSLDTVTGAGDLDDVGTLRISPYLVHDFGGQVEVLARYTRDEIRYESGGASDSSADGADINLASGRFWRVVTWSLNHNRNRISRSSAPNASFESTRADVAYRLTDSFRLLARAGNEDNDYPSSRQVENGSYVAGGALWRPSRYYAMEALYGEEYKTATLRLNPTRRTDVEITYYDRDVGTLLGAAWDARIRHRGPALTLSATYNEDTTTVQQAELERGYLDLFTGEVSFDQPQPGSFFLPVDVLVLTDEIIERKRASGTASYDTGRSTFTGRIFNERRLFLTSRTTERVNGGDAAWRWAYDGTTDFILRGGLVNTLRASGTQDDRLWFAQWSVEHDFTPRARGSLELRRTEQESDRAANEYEENRITARVRMEF
- a CDS encoding XrtA-associated tyrosine autokinase gives rise to the protein MSIIEKAMEKLGGAEKVDTPELIEDTAAAPEPAPRESRRSTPHQDYAQPAAEAPGFNDTRDPDAQIRIDALYAHGILDPSADPKDNYMAEEFRRIKRPVLAHVMGESASQVEHPNLVMVTSSVAGEGKTFTAINLAMSIAMEMDKTVLLVDADIAKPEVTSRLGVSARQGLTDVLLGECRVQDALLRTNVPSLSLLPAGKRHTHSTELLGSSNMRRLADELSLRYPDRVIIFDSPPLMLTSEARVLAGLMGQILVVVEESRTPQRIVTEALGMLNDSEIVGLVLNKSHRTFGGDYYGYGYGYGQ
- a CDS encoding XrtA system polysaccharide chain length determinant, with product MQELLDQLIRYARGMWRYRWMMMAVTWLVCIIGWAAVLRMPDVYQASARVHVDTQSMLRPLLRGLAVDSGAVEQVGLITRTLLSNPNLEQLARMTDLDLRAENPKQMEDLISGLRSKIRIESTRNENLYTISYTDSDRNLAKRVVQSLLTIFVENTLGQSRADTDAAQDFLDRQIAEYESRLREAEDRLAEFKREHVGMMPGEGEDYYKRLESALAEQQNAQLQLRELENRLAAQQRQLQDFEEQTSEFTLYGAGESPERAALDARIRSLEQQLDDLLLRYTNKHPDVIEIQGLIRKLERERAQIKPPSADSGQQANPVYQQLKIMIGETESQIAGLQVRVNEYEERVAKLREMINTIPQVEAELARLNRDYNVNKANYEELLERREAAKLSKQADISADDVKFRVVDPPRVPIEPSGPPRVMFMSIVLGLAFGVGGGIGFLLYQIRPTFEDARLLKELTGHPVFGSVCMIYTDDYLKKRRLALAGLAMATVGLLCLYGLVVTAEILNLNLLRA